TTCCTTTTGCTTCTCAGTTCTGCCTGAGGaagaaaatataagatattCATATTCTTCATAAGACAAATATAAAGTTTGAAGGTGTAAGATCGTACGTATGTATAAATGGATCCGGATTCGTGCCAACAAATTCATTCACCCTGCAAAAGTATCAGGCACTTCATAGTTATCAGAAAATGAGATGGCAAAAATTGCCATGCCTAACTGGGTTagcatttttcaaaattgttcATCAAATAACTCTACTAGAAGTTCTTTAAACCTCCGAATGTTGTTTATAAGGGAAGTTCTTAGATTCAAGTTTAGCTATGTAGAGCAACTAAGCTGCAACGCAAGTCAGAAATTGAATCAAAAGAATATCAGAATCGATACCAATTAGGCTAATTCTTGGTTTCAAAAGCTACGACAGCAATTCTAATCCACTGTAGGGACAGACATTCTTTTTCAAATTGGCCATAAGACTAATTTTACGACTGCTGAATTAACTCCGTGGTTACATTCGAACAACTTTCGTTCTCATTTGACGTTCTCTTAAGAAGCAGACTAAAATTGGCTAACCGAACATACTCTTGGCAGCAACTGGAAACAGATTCTAGTCCTTCAAGTGATTGTAAATCCGCCTGCGTAAAATAATCCTCCGCATTATTGCTCAAAATTTCACCAACAACTAACCAAAAGCACAGAATATAAAGGGCATATCTTAACAGGTGCATTTGCATCATTCTGATTGCGATCCTCGGCAATTTAACTCCAAAATTGTTGAATTAAACTCACAAAACGTGTTCgactttatatttctaaatatttgcGGTATCTTAAAAATCAGTTTTTCGCTGTACTGAaattataagtacaaaaggCTATAAATTTTCCATGCCCCAACTTTCTCTTCATCTGACAATAACCATCCCTCAATTCCATTGAGAGGTTacaaaaatagaaagagaagagCTTGCAGAGTTTCCTGATAAAGTATTTTTTGAAGATAATGTGACATGTGAGCTGTAAATGCATATGCCATATCCTGACTACaaagataataaaaatcaaataaaaaattgctaATAATCACCATTTACCTTTATTGCattcttaaaagaaaaaaagaaaaaaatgcccACTTGTCTTAGAGGCATGaactcttatcttttttttgccCCTTTCTTTTTCATCAccaaattaaacttaaatttggaATCAAAATACACAAAATGCTTTAACCCAAAGCTTATCACATTGAGACTTTCTatccataaaaaaataaataaataaataaataaaagctcttaaagaaaaatataacgATTATGTTAACAATGTAACGAAGGTGCCTAAACCACGTGTGCTTATTTCAATCAAGTGTGCATGTTTTAGCGCTCCACAAAACATGAGATCTAATCAAAACACACCACAACAACACTAACCAACATTGTCACAGAACCGTATGTGCGTTGCCACGTGCTTAATAAACCCCTCTAATCTGGTTTATTTATTCATTAATCCATTAACTTTTAatgaagaaaaaggagagagaatgTACATGTGCGTACCTCAAGAGATGCGATTTCGCGGTCAAGTACTTGAACCGCCGCGCCCAACCTGCGACGCCCACACAGGTCGGGGTAGCCCGGCGGCGacttcggccgcggcggcgacggtggcggcgCCGCCGTCGGCGGCGGAGCCACtgcgccctccgccgccgccatcgccggaGATCCCAACCGAGAATGGAAATGTATGGGTCTGCAGGCGATACCTGGAGAGGTATTTATATCAGGAGATGTTAAATGTGCCGTTCTCTGTGTCAGAGATTTCTAAAGTATATAAGAGTAGAATTAAAGGAAATGcagtttttttttggtaaactgttgtatatacaatttttttttttttttttttttaagagagatagatagcatgctaattactttctttattttatttagaaataaatttaaccgACAATATGAATCAATAAGGATTTGAACTCGGGACATCAGATACCAATCACTAAATCCTTTGTCATTggcgctaggaacggtcggtgttGTATATACAAATTATTGATGTATTTACATGTATGATCCCAAGATATTTGACagattgatttatttttatataccaTTCGTGTATGTTTATATTGTGACACAGTAGAGAATAGATTATGAGATATGataggataattttttttaatctgctATAGTAGTGCTGGCGGTGACTAAATTCAAGAGGTTTAAGAGGGTCTATTATCATGTTCGAATTAGAATGGTTCTAGAATAGCTGGAGGAATGGTGTCTTGAAAAGTGGAGCGTCACAGCTGGTTTCAGAATTAATCACAATCGAAAGTGTGAAATAAATTTCGATTGAGCCAAGATTATATAGCGAGCAGAGCGTGGCTCTTTGGCTGGGTGGAGCATGACTTTGCACAAGATTGATTATGACTAGCGAGATAAGTCTCACATTCTCTGGTGCTTGCGAATATGTCTGAAAGTTTGACGAGAACGTCAGAGcttaaaagatgaaaaaaatataacactTCGGATTTGTATAGTTCAATATATGcgatataatataattaaattttttaatttagctaTAATATTTTAGAGATTAAGTGTGCTAAAATTAAAGTAGCTTTAAAATAGGTGACATCATGAATAGTGAGACGCCACtcatatatattgatataaatGAGAATAAAAACAACAGttgtataataattaaatagtgTCAAAGCAAAAATTTTTGATTTCGAATCTTATCAAATGCCTGATATTATTTTAACCTTTTAtattaatttcaataaaaaaaaaagtttcgaaTATTTTTGAAATGCTATATCCATTCATCATTTGAAACGCgaaatttatgttattttttttttatacaaatagcAAATTAACAAACGCAGCAACTTCATAATACCCCACCCTTCATTTTGCGCATTATCATTATCAAAATTAGTAATTCGATgccaaattccaaaaaaaaagattatagtAGCATGCATTTATTTCCCTCATCCGTTTGTTACGTAGCATTATTAGGCTTACATTTATtaacacaataataataaaagagagtACAGTAACTGGAAAGGTAAACTCACCTCCCGCGCGTGCTCGCctggaggaattctacactgtcatacttgtaccacgtcatcaataacaattcaattacattttttcttttcaaacaaaaatataataaaaatatttttttataattataataaaatatatatttttaaaaaaaatatttaattaatttattacatcacgtcaccaatatacctgctgcattctaaaatttttcgcTCGCCTGGTGGTATTTAATAAGTTTGCCGCATTTGGCAAAAACAATCATCATGGAGGTGAGAGCGGTAAGAGATAAAAAGGAAGGGGTGAGAATATCAGAGTTTCCGAAAATGGGCCAGTGAATTCAAAGtacaaatagagagagagagagagagagagagagagagagggagagtgacGGAGAACGCGTGCGCAGCAAGTGGCAGCGGGGGGGTGTCTCTTCATAtcgtcgtctctctctctctctctctctctctctctctctctctctctctctctctctgcaaaCTCTGTACTACTCAGAAACAGAGGAGAGAGAAACGTGgcagagcagagagagagagagagagagacattaTTGGGGTGGACCTGGTCCGCCATGTCAGCCAAaacacaacttttttttttcttggcaacttcaaatatcaccccagTGTTCCTgcactttttattttagattctataatttaaattatatcaatttagtattccataattttatttttctcgttTTGTCAGCGCTTCCGTTagcatttcgttaaattatatacaaaaaaaactttagatatcccACTTATGTTTATCGAAAATTCACTTtattatcttttagttttaactttgttactgctgatttaacgaaaaaattaataaaagggataataaaaagaaataaataaaatcaagcgtactaaatcgatacactttaaaccaccaaagtgagaaagttcGAACCCACACCGTGGTATTTGAagttgtcctttttttttttttttttccccaagagaaaattattttgggTTTTGCATGGTAGCATGATTAGCACCCTGCTAGGTAGTTGATCAGTTGGTAAGTTTAGGTTAATCTCTCATATGGCtccctataaatatatcaaatagtaaatatatttttataaagtttaacttctTATATTTACTTCTGTAAAAGttaaatgatatttatatttatcccttcaatttataattaccattataatactatttattttttaataaaaaaataaaataaaatttttgccaTTATAAATACGTCTTTCCAAAAGCTCCCAACGTTTAGAATTGTGCagaagttttctaaaaatttcaaatattcatcttttttttttctatgatcacaaataatataaaaagaataaaaaggtctatttacctcattaactaatcaggatttagtattttatttattgttaattgtatttttctaacggatcctaacagtaggggtatatttgaaaagtagTATACttgaaaagttaaattttatataaatatatttacagagaactgtatgtaattaacccaaaaaaatataCACAACTATACATTAAACATGTATAAGAATAACATTATAAAATAGAGAATATCATGCTGTACTTATGTTCCAGAGTCCTCAACTCTCGTCTTGATATCTTATTACATTAGTGGTTTGCCAAGTCAAGAGTCATTTTTTATTGTGTTTATACGAATAAAATAGTCAATAAATattaatgaatttgataaatcGATCTGTTTCTTACCGTTTACATtactaataaatataatttacaattCTTAAATagccaatatatataatagaataaaatatatttgtattacGCATACCTAAATAAACATTcactttgttttttatttttttttaagtaaaccTACCTAAAAAATGAGAGCTAGTTAGGCTTCAAACTTAAAACCTTGAATACTAACCATCAAATCATTTGTTACAGACGCTAAGAATGGTCGGAGTCTCTAAAATTATTACCAtctcataaataaaaatgatcatTACTTATCAAATGGAAATGTCAATTATAGTCTGAAATgtcaatatattaaattttatgaaacaATGGTATTCTTCAAAAACTTACACAAGCTAGTATAGaacgatatttatatatatttatatttaatcgcaaacttaatataaataaaaaaaatcaattatataTCCTAGGAGCCTACATAATTGGAACTCTGTTTATTGAAATAATGGTTATcttctaaaaattaaactaacATGATATTTTGTGTAAATATTGTATGTGGCTGGAAAAGGTCGGTTCATGATGGACAAGGTCCACGCAAAATTTCGCAGTGGCAGAGGATACAGTAGATAGCACGTGGCAACCACGTCGGGCTGGTCGGTTGTGGTTGGCAAAGCGAGCAATGCTTCGTGGACCCAAAAACGTCCCCCGTACACTCAGTAATTAGACTCTCGATCCATTCTAAAGCCCAGTTAAGAGCACTTGTTGTGCCCAATGCCTGATTCATAGCAAGGCCCATTTACGGCCCAAGTATAGCCCATCTGTAGGCGCGAACCCTGTTTTCATGGAACCTGATCAACGGCTCAGATTCCTTGGGATCAAAGCCAACAGTAGGGagtatgatattttttttcacattaCTCTATATTTTTCGtacgtattttaaattttagttgacAAAAGAGAGTGGTTTGaagatgattttagtattttatactCAAGATGATCGGCGTAATACAGTACAGATCGAGCAACTATGAGTGAAGTTGTAGTAAAGAGATATGCTATCTGTACATATAAAAGGTAAGCATAACTCTTGTAAGCAACCCCCCCAAGagcttctttaattttctcatattagtgtattttacatttttatttttttaatactaaaaatttaaaaagattgtCTCCAACTCTTGAATGATTTAGGTGTTAAGATTTGTATCTCATTAATTTATAGATGTACAAGTTGCatttttgataatatataaaagatgcaGCTACTAGTTAATTTGTGCAATAGTACTCAAAAAAGAGTACAAGTAATCTAATCAAGGATCATATATAGGGTGGACGTATATAAGTTTGCACCAATGGAAAACTACTAGTACTCAAAAGAATCTGCTTGAAAGTGACATGAGTTTCTCCACATGCAACACATGGAAAAAGGTGATGATTGGTGGTAGCTTGTAGTGTACATGAAGCTTGGGCATGCATTACTCCTAAAACAAGAGTAATTCACTACCTTGAAGCAATTTCCATTCAAAGATGCTTCTATATATGAGTTGCACCTTTCTACTTGTAGAATTTATTCTCTTCTATGAGCCATCAAGTTCCACACCACATAACTTGTAAAGAACAATCACCACCTCTACAAAGCCCACAAGTTTGGTTGTAAGAGTTCTCCACACTCAAAATTTATTCCcttcttttttctatataatgAATGCATTTTCATGCTCGAACAAGGAGAGTCTCCATTCCTATATATTTGAACTCCACAAGTATATGCTATCTCAAGGGGAGCCGAATGAAAAGGACTAATTAAACAGAAAGGTACTCATGGCTGGATCGACGATTTTAAAACCGATTGTTAGCAAGATCTATTGTTCTTCGTCAAAGGCGGTGTTGATGGTGAGAAAGAGGCCTCCTAATGTGAATGGAGGCGGTCTCGTGGTCACGGACAGTACTCAAAAGGTGGTATTTAGTGTCGATGGCTGCGGAATTCTCGGTGCTATGGGAGAGCTAATAGTAAGAGATGGCGATGGAACTGCAATACTTTTCATTCACAAAAGGGTAATCTATTGATCAATCGATAACTTTTCTCCTTCTCGTTCTTTTCGTCATCTATTTTTCTC
Above is a genomic segment from Ananas comosus cultivar F153 linkage group 15, ASM154086v1, whole genome shotgun sequence containing:
- the LOC109721662 gene encoding guanine nucleotide-binding protein subunit gamma 3-like isoform X3 yields the protein MAAAEGAVAPPPTAAPPPSPPRPKSPPGYPDLCGRRRLGAAVQVLDREIASLEADLQSLEGLESVSSCCQEYVRVNEFVGTNPDPFIHTQN
- the LOC109721662 gene encoding guanine nucleotide-binding protein subunit gamma 3-like isoform X4: MAAAEGAVAPPPTAAPPPSPPRPKSPPGYPDLCGRRRLGAAVQVLDREIASLEADLQSLEGLESVSSCCQEVNEFVGTNPDPFIHTQN